ATAAAGATAAGAAGAAGGTTGGCGGCGCGGTTCTCAATATGCTACGCAATAATGCTCTAAAGGAAAAGAGAGTAGTAGCAAAAATAATTGACGATTTAATCGTCACGGAAACAAAGGAGTGGATTGAGGACGCGGTGCTAATTCGGGACGGACTTTTTCTTCATCCCTTAGATGGAATCCCACAGCTAATGGTTCGCATTGACATTATGCGTACGGACAAGGGGCTGACCGTTGAATACAAAGCTCCAGAAATTACAAAACCCGAAGAAATCGAAAGGTTTGCAAACGGTGTGGTTCGATTTACTAAGAAATTTTTGGATTTGATTAAGAAAGATTCAGGAATTGGGTCTACTGATACCCAGAGAGCCCAGATTCTGGAGCTTACTGGAGAAAGTTAAAACAGAGGCTCAAAGAGGAAGGCAGTGAAGTCGTGACATTTTGTCACGGGTTTAAATTGGTTACCCCTGATGGAAAAATGCGGGAAACAGATTGAAAGGCTAAGGAGGTCGTCATGCCGACCCAACTCTCCAAAAAACAGTGCATCCCCTGCAGAGGCGGGGTGCCGCCGCTACAGGGGCCGGAGATTCAGAAATATTTCGAACAGCTTAAAACCGGATGGAAAGTAGTGGGGGAGCACCATCTGGAAAAGGAATATCCCTTCAAAGGTTTTCGCCCGGCGCTCGATTTTACCAACAAGGTGGGCGAAATGGCCGAGGGGCAGGGACATCATCCCGACATCCATCTGGCGTGGGGAAAGGTCAAAATCGTCATCTGGACGCACAAGATCGACGGTCTCACGGAAAGCGATTTTATTTTTGCGGCGAAGGCGGATGAATTATTGTAGGAGCCGTTAACATGTCGAAAAATTCCTTCGGAACAGAAAGTACTCTCGCAGTCGGAAAAAAAAGCTATACCTATTTCAGCCTTCCCCTCCTTGAACAAAAGGGGTTCAAGATCGCCCGTCTTCCCTTCTCCTTGAAAATCCTCCTGGAAAACCTGCTCCGATGCGAAGACGGCAAAAGCGTCACCGCCGCCGATATCGAGGCCTTGGCGCAATGGGACCCCAAAGTACAGAGCCGGAAAGAAATCGCCTTCATGCCGGCGCGTGTTCTTTTGCAGGATTTTACCGGCGTTCCGGCGGTCTGTGACCTGGCCGCCATGCGGGACGCCATGGTGGAGCTTAACGGAAATCCCGCCAAGATAGAACCGCTCATGCCCTCCGAGCTGGTAATCGACCATTCGGTGCAGGTGGATGCCTTCGGTTCGAAGCAGGCTTTCGCCATCAACGCCCAAAAAGAATTCGAGCGGAATAAAGAACGCTATCTTTTCCTGCGCTGGGGACAAAAGGCCTTTAAGACATTCAAAGTGGTGCCGCCCGACACCGGCATTGTGCATCAGGTGAATCTTGAATTTCTGGGACGAGTGGTAATGGAATCCCCCCCGCCCCCCTTTGTCAAAGGGGGGAAAGGGGGGATTTGGGTCTATCCCGACACGCTGGTGGGAACCGACAGCCACACGACGATGATCAACGGTCTTGGTGTGCTCGGCTGGGGGGTCGGCGGCATCGAGGCGGAGGCGGCCAT
This is a stretch of genomic DNA from Deltaproteobacteria bacterium. It encodes these proteins:
- a CDS encoding 4a-hydroxytetrahydrobiopterin dehydratase — its product is MPTQLSKKQCIPCRGGVPPLQGPEIQKYFEQLKTGWKVVGEHHLEKEYPFKGFRPALDFTNKVGEMAEGQGHHPDIHLAWGKVKIVIWTHKIDGLTESDFIFAAKADELL